The genomic window ACCAAGCAGATCCGCGCCTACGAGGCGACCGTGCAGACGCTGCGCGAGCGCTGGGAGGTGCGGTCCGAATCCATGCCCGACCCCGTCGCGGCGGCTATGTTCCGCGAGATGGACGCCGAGGTCGGCAACTTCCTGCAGCTCTGCGCCGATCGCTCCGGCACCCAGTGGCTGGAGCCGGTGGACGACATCGCCACCTACGTGGTGTCGGTCCTGCAGGGGGCGGTGTTGCGCTGGCTGGCCGACTGCAACGACGAGACCACGCTCGTGGTTTCGGACGATCTGGTGAGCGGCTTGACCACCCGGGCAGCCGAAGTCTGAGCCGCCCAATACTGGACGTTTGACCAGTTTGGTGGTTGAGTTGTTCTGGTGAGCGAGACATCGCCGATCGCCGGACTGCACGCCGCCACCGCCGACCTCGACCCCCCGCTGGCCGCGCTCGATCTGACCGCGCTGCGCGCCAACGCCGCCGACCTGGTCCGCCGCGCGAACGGCGTCCCGATCCGTGTCGCCAGCAAGTCCGTGCGCTGCCGCGCCGTCCTGGAAGCCGTGCTCGGCGGTGATCTGACCGCGGCCGACGGCTTCGCGGGCATCATGTCCTACTCCCTGCGCGAGGCGCTCTGGCTGGCCGGTCTCGGCGCCCGCGACATCCTGCTCGGCTACCCGACCGTGGACCGCGCGGCTCTCGCCGAACTCGCCGCCGACGACACCCTGCTCGGCGCGATCACCCTCATGATCGACGACGTCGAGCAGCTCGAGCTGATCCGCGCGGCCGTCGGCACCGACCGGGTGCGGCCCCGCGTCTGCTTGGACGTGGACGCCTCGTTGCGGATCGGACCGCTGCACCTCGGCGTGCGCCGCTCGCCGATCCGCACCCCCGAACAGGCCGCCGCGCTGGCGCGCGCCGCGCTCGACCGCGGCTTCGACGTGGTCGGCGTGATGACCTACGAGGCGCAGATCGCCGGACTGCCCGACAGCAATGTCGCGGTGCGGCTGGTCAAGCGGGCCTCGGCCGCCGAGATCGCCAAGCGCCGGGCGCGGGTGCTGGATGCGGTGCGTTCGGTGGTCGGGAAGCTGGAGATCGTCAACAGCGGCGGCACCGGCTCGATCGAGGTCAGCATCGCCGATCCGGATGTCACCGAGGTGACCGCCGGTTCGGGTCTCTACGTGCCGACGCTGTTCGATCACTACCGCGCTTTCACCCCGCGACCCGCGCTGTTCTTCGCCACCCCCGTGCTGCGCAAACCGACGCCGTCCATCGCGACGGTGTTCGCGGGCGGCTACATCGCCTCCGGTCCGACCGGCGCGTCGCGGGT from Nocardia bhagyanarayanae includes these protein-coding regions:
- a CDS encoding TetR family transcriptional regulator; amino-acid sequence: MSARGEIVESRLRPTICEAVEKAAASLDITGVRALRVLLHAGVTAYWPLVKAAPTKQIRAYEATVQTLRERWEVRSESMPDPVAAAMFREMDAEVGNFLQLCADRSGTQWLEPVDDIATYVVSVLQGAVLRWLADCNDETTLVVSDDLVSGLTTRAAEV
- a CDS encoding amino acid deaminase/aldolase; translated protein: MSETSPIAGLHAATADLDPPLAALDLTALRANAADLVRRANGVPIRVASKSVRCRAVLEAVLGGDLTAADGFAGIMSYSLREALWLAGLGARDILLGYPTVDRAALAELAADDTLLGAITLMIDDVEQLELIRAAVGTDRVRPRVCLDVDASLRIGPLHLGVRRSPIRTPEQAAALARAALDRGFDVVGVMTYEAQIAGLPDSNVAVRLVKRASAAEIAKRRARVLDAVRSVVGKLEIVNSGGTGSIEVSIADPDVTEVTAGSGLYVPTLFDHYRAFTPRPALFFATPVLRKPTPSIATVFAGGYIASGPTGASRVPKPVWPSGLRLIGTEGAGEVQTPLTAASELRVGDRVWFRHAKAGELCERFDRVHLVEADGSRSTVPTYRGEGKNFG